A portion of the Stigmatella aurantiaca DW4/3-1 genome contains these proteins:
- a CDS encoding di-heme oxidoredictase family protein: MSRALLLSAVTVLLAACGEQEPPRAGGATTIDNRTSLAFTQPAPNLTVEGLAHHRAGDAAFAAIFVPGPAPVNPGLGPLFNNNSCNACHLRNGRGMPVMGSSPQRTQLLVRVSMPEGVPTHPNGPVPVPGLGIQIADQANYGLTPEASVLLEWVESEGTYGDGTRYGLREPRIRITPTDGSALPKDMLTSLRLPPPVFGLGLLEAVEVSTLKSLADPNDKNKDGISGRLNEVWDVQAQALVPGRFGLKANSPTLLQQSAEAYLNDMGLTTTLFPEPDGTHELPLQTLEAAVFYARTLGVPARAFLDDAETLRGEEQFQSLGCERCHRETLQTGPHALPELSHQRIHPYTDLLLHDMGPGLADGRPDGIANGQEWRTAPLWGLGLTQTVLPYSGYLHDGRARSLEEAILWHGGEAERSREQFRKLPVSDRNALVKFLGSL; encoded by the coding sequence GCTCGCCGCCTGCGGAGAGCAGGAGCCGCCCCGCGCGGGGGGGGCCACCACCATCGACAACCGCACGTCGCTGGCGTTCACGCAGCCGGCGCCCAACCTCACCGTCGAGGGGCTCGCGCACCACCGCGCCGGGGATGCGGCCTTCGCCGCGATCTTCGTCCCTGGCCCCGCGCCGGTGAATCCGGGATTGGGCCCCCTCTTCAACAACAACTCCTGCAACGCCTGCCACCTGCGCAATGGCCGGGGCATGCCGGTGATGGGCTCCAGTCCCCAGCGCACCCAGTTGCTCGTGCGCGTCAGCATGCCCGAGGGCGTTCCCACCCATCCCAACGGTCCAGTGCCCGTTCCGGGCCTGGGGATCCAGATCGCGGACCAGGCCAACTACGGCCTGACGCCGGAAGCCTCCGTCCTGCTCGAGTGGGTGGAGTCCGAAGGCACCTATGGCGATGGCACCCGCTACGGCCTCCGGGAGCCCCGCATCCGCATCACCCCGACCGATGGCTCCGCGCTGCCCAAGGACATGCTCACCTCGCTGCGCCTGCCGCCCCCCGTGTTTGGTCTGGGGCTGCTCGAGGCCGTGGAGGTCTCCACGCTCAAGTCCCTGGCGGATCCGAACGACAAGAACAAGGACGGCATCTCGGGCCGCCTCAACGAGGTCTGGGACGTCCAGGCCCAGGCGCTGGTCCCCGGGCGGTTCGGGTTGAAGGCCAACAGCCCCACCCTGCTCCAGCAGTCGGCCGAGGCCTACCTGAACGACATGGGGCTGACGACGACGCTCTTTCCCGAGCCGGACGGCACCCACGAGCTGCCGCTTCAGACGCTGGAGGCGGCGGTCTTCTATGCGCGGACACTCGGTGTGCCGGCACGCGCCTTCCTCGACGATGCGGAGACCCTGCGGGGGGAGGAGCAATTCCAGTCCTTGGGCTGCGAACGGTGCCACCGCGAGACGCTCCAGACGGGCCCCCATGCCTTGCCGGAGCTCAGCCACCAGCGCATCCACCCCTACACGGACCTGCTGCTGCACGACATGGGACCGGGACTCGCGGATGGCCGTCCGGACGGGATCGCGAATGGCCAGGAGTGGCGCACCGCGCCGCTGTGGGGCCTCGGGCTCACCCAGACGGTGCTGCCCTACTCGGGCTATCTCCACGATGGACGCGCCCGCTCCCTGGAGGAAGCCATCCTCTGGCACGGCGGTGAAGCGGAGCGCTCCCGGGAACAGTTCCGGAAGCTGCCGGTCAGCGACCGAAACGCGCTGGTGAAGTTCCTGGGCTCGCTTTGA